In a single window of the Vitis vinifera cultivar Pinot Noir 40024 chromosome 6, ASM3070453v1 genome:
- the LOC100256989 gene encoding auxin response factor 18: MKETEKSLDSQLWHACAGGMVQMPLVSSKVFYFPQGHAEHAHTNVDFAAAPRIPALVLCRVAAVKFMADPETDEVYAKIRLVPIANNELDCEDDGVMGSSGSEAPEKPASFAKTLTQSDANNGGGFSVPRYCAETIFPRLDYSADPPVQTVIAKDVHGEIWKFRHIYRGTPRRHLLTTGWSTFVNQKKLVAGDSIVFLRAENGDLCVGIRRAKRGIAGGPESPSGWNPASPYAGFPKFLREDESKLMRNGVGGNSNPGSGGGLRGGRRVRPESVVEAATLAANGQPFEVVYYPRASTPEFCVKASGVRSAVRIQWCSGMRFKMPFETEDSSRISWFMGTISSVQVADPIRWPNSPWRLLQVTWDEPDLLQNVKRVSPWLVELVSNMPIIHLSPFSPPRKKLRIPQHPDFPFDGQFPMSSFSSNPLGSSSPLCCLPDNTPAGIQGARHAQYGISLSDLHLNNKLQSGLFPTSFQRFDQHSRITNGIITAHRKNNESISCLLTMGNSSQNLEKSANEKTPQFLLFGQPILTEQQMSRTCSSDAVSQVLTGKSSSDGSSDKAKKISDGLGSTLEQKGKPENLSNVGFSWHQGFQTTEIGLDTGHCKVFMESEDVGRSLDLSVLGSYEELYTRLANMFGIERSETFSHVLYRDATGAVKHTGDEPFSDFTKKAKRLTILMDSGSNNIGRTWITGMRNAENGLDSSNKTGPLSIFA, translated from the exons ATGAAGGAGACCGAAAAGAGCTTGGACTCTCAACTGTGGCACGCCTGCGCCGGAGGAATGGTGCAGATGCCGTTAGTGAGCTCCAAGGTGTTTTACTTCCCTCAAGGCCACGCAGAGCACGCCCACACCAACGTCGATTTTGCGGCTGCACCGAGGATTCCAGCACTTGTGCTTTGCAGAGTTGCTGCCGTGAAATTCATGGCAGACCCTGAAACTGACGAAGTTTATGCTAAGATAAGATTGGTTCCGATTGCGAATAACGAACTTGATTGTGAGGATGATGGGGTTATGGGAAGTAGTGGGTCGGAAGCTCCAGAAAAGCCGGCTTCTTTTGCAAAAACATTGACACAATCTGATGCCAACAACGGTGGGGGCTTTTCAGTTCCACGATACTGTGCGGAAACGATCTTCCCCCGATTGGATTACTCGGCGGATCCGCCGGTGCAGACTGTGATTGCTAAAGATGTTCATGgtgaaatttggaaatttaggCATATCTATAGGGGGACGCCTCGCCGGCATTTGCTGACAACGGGTTGGAGCACTTTTGTGAATCAGAAGAAGTTGGTTGCAGGGGATTCGATTGTGTTCTTGAGGGCGGAGAATGGCGATCTCTGTGTTGGGATTAGGCGAGCCAAGAGGGGAATTGCGGGTGGACCTGAGTCTCCGTCTGGGTGGAACCCTGCATCACCGTATGCGGGATTTCCAAAGTTCTTGAGGGAAGATGAGAGCAAGCTGATGCGGAACGGAGTTGGTGGGAATTCGAATCCAGGCAGTGGTGGTGGTTTGAGGGGAGGTCGTAGGGTGAGGCCCGAATCAGTTGTTGAAGCTGCAACTCTTGCTGCCAATGGACAGCCCTTTGAAGTTGTTTATTATCCACGGGCAAGCACTCCGGAGTTTTGTGTTAAGGCTTCAGGTGTGAGGTCAGCCGTTAGGATCCAGTGGTGCTCTGGGATGAGGTTCAAAATGCCATTTGAAACCGAGGATTCTTCTAGGATAAGCTGGTTCATGGGAACCATTTCCTCTGTTCAGGTTGCCGACCCCATCCGCTGGCCTAATTCTCCATGGCGGCTTCTCCAG GTGACATGGGATGAACCAGATTTGCTACAAAATGTGAAGCGGGTCAGcccatggttggttgaattggTATCAAACATGCCCATCATCCATCTGTCACCCTTCTCACCACCAAGAAAGAAGTTGCGGATACCACAACACCCAGACTTTCCCTTTGACGGCCAATTTCCAATGTCGTCATTTTCAAGCAACCCCCTCGGGTCCAGCAGCCCCTTGTGTTGTCTACCTGATAACACTCCTGCAGGCATACAGGGAGCCAGGCATGCTCAATATGGAATATCTTTATCAGATCTCCACCTTAACAACAAACTGCAGTCAGGGCTGTTTCCAACCAGTTTCCAGCGGTTCGATCAACATTCTAGAATCACTAATGGCATCATAACTGCCCACAGAAAGAACAATGAAAGTATATCTTGTTTGCTTACAATGGGGAATTCTAGCCAGAATCTGGAAAAATCTGCTAATGAAAAGACACCACAGTTCCTACTCTTTGGTCAGCCAATACTAACCGAGCAACAGATGTCTCGTACCTGCTCCAGTGATGCAGTCTCACAAGTTCTTACTGGCAAAAGTTCATCAGATGGGAGTTCAGATAAGGCAAAAAAAATTTCTGATGGCTTGGGATCTACACTTGAACAGAAAGGTAAGCCAGAAAATTTATCCAATGTTGGATTTTCATGGCACCAGGGTTTTCAGACAACTGAAATTGGCCTGGATACGGGTCACTGCAAGGTATTCATGGAGTCAGAGGATGTGGGACGGTCTCTTGACCTCTCGGTTCTTGGATCTTACGAAGAGCTATACACAAGGCTTGCCAACATGTTTGGAATAGAAAGATCAGAGACATTCAGCCATGTCCTTTACCGAGACGCCACAGGAGCAGTTAAACACACTGGAGATGAACCATTCAG TGATTTTACGAAAAAAGCAAAAAGACTGACAATTCTAATGGATTCTGGCAGCAATAACATTGGAAG GACATGGATTACAGGTATGCGGAATGCCGAAAATGGACTAGATTCTTCAAACAAGACAGGTCCTTTAAGCATATTTGCCTAG